One Onthophagus taurus isolate NC chromosome 11, IU_Otau_3.0, whole genome shotgun sequence genomic window carries:
- the LOC111420467 gene encoding uncharacterized protein, whose product MKTPEQSVSSLQEPPPLIRKSKFEDSGNSLLDQYDPEKMEKMMMSPIKREQLRKAEKAEIKQRMRENLPVYTMNEIRRYRMPLHEAIEIEMDELQLTNAASFLRQLINYQEEMRRSNGPESKVWSKPRIIDRSDVLTNLSNCFKAAETAHKNNEFNVELDEFLHLGVLYTFRVRNDNWWWLGEQLLLQCNDIAKDYEGDGFRRYAISEYIYGKFKYEKMQDRVQATIHLRNARILSIGQSWTAAKYLLYAQKTVFVESCILLYKLLLDDAMEMMRYDAEGAIKICIKAKRRAYDACMHEGEAHALLLQGNCHMLINEIPEAVRCFQKVLAMDMKAKNYEGSCEARIWLIRAYLKLGHWEDSYAHLQILLDFALENDFPYYVGQAYRYMGEYYLNHGNPNLATPLLLKAIDAFHEINDISNQEQVKNFAAVSAGQEVMPKYIKCIVKAGGKGASGWKYLQKLLSWKDLRKNIWLDSDLNLVSGSSFSLESGMELRSYLLGEEEEFYDDGLMGDYTKSTIIGTDSSQIASTATDVTKKSVKIKIDSEKEDSM is encoded by the exons atgaagaCACCGGAACAATCAGTATCAAGTTTACAAGAACCACCACCACTGATacgaaaatcaaaatttgagGATTCTGGAAATTCACTTCTAGATCAATATGATCCagagaaaatggaaaaaatgaTGATGTCACCGATAAAACGAGAGCAGCTTCGAAAAGCCGAAAAGGCTGAAATTAAACAAAGAATGAGAGAGAATCTTCCCGTTTATACAATGAATGAAATACGAAGATATCGAATGCCTTTGCACGAAGCGATCGAAATCGAAATGGACGAGTTACAGTTAACGAATGCCGCAAGTTTTTTACGACAATTAATTAACTATCAAGAAGAGATGCGAAGAAGTAATGGTCCAGAATCGAAAGTTTGGTCGAAACCGAGGATTATCGACCGAAGTGacgttttaacaaatttgtcGAATTGTTTTAAGGCAGCAGAAACGGCACATAAAAACA acgAATTTAATGTCGAATTAGACGAATTTCTTCATTTAGGCGTACTTTACACTTTTCGTGTACGTAACGATAACTGGTGGTGGTTAGGAGAACAATTACTTTTACAATGTAATGATATAGCGAAGGATTATGAAGGAGACGGTTTTAGAAGATATGCTATATCAGAGTATATCTAtgggaaatttaaatatgaaaaaa tgCAAGATAGAGTACAAGCAACGATTCATTTACGAAATGCTCGAATTCTTTCTATAGGACAATCTTGGACGGCAGCTAAATATCTATTATATGCtcaaaaaacggtttttgtGGAAAGTTGTatacttttatataaacttttattgGACGATGCCATGGAAATGATGAGATACGACGCTGAAGGAGctattaaaatatgtataaaagcCAAAAGAAGAGCATATGAtg cTTGTATGCATGAAGGAGAAGCTCATGCCTTACTATTACAAGGAAATTGCCATATGTTGATAAATGAAATACCCGAGGCAGTTCGATGTTTCCAAAAAGTATTAGCAATGGATATGAAAGCGAAAAATTACGAGGGAAGTTGCGAAGCGAGAATATGGTTAATTCGAGCTTATTTAAAATTGGGACATTGGGAAGATTCATACGCTCATTTACAAATACTCTTAGATTTTGCATTAGAAAATGATTTCCCTTATTACGTAGGACAGGCTTATAGATATATGGgagaatattatttaaatcacGGAAATCCAAATTTGGCTACCCCTTTACTTTTAAAAGCAATCGATGCTTTCCAcgaaattaatgatattagTAATCAAGAACAAGTGAAAAATTTTGCTGCAGTTTCGGCCGGACAAGAAGTAATGCCCAAGTATATCAAATGTATCGTAAAAGCCGGTGGAAAAGGGGCAAGCGGATGgaaatatcttcaaaaattattaagttggAAAGATCTTCGTAAAAATATTTGGTTGGATTCagatttaaatttggtatCGGGAAGCAGCTTTAGTTTGGAAAGCGGTATGGAATTGAGAAGTTATCTTCTaggtgaagaagaagaattttacGATGATGGACTGATGGGTGATTATACAAAATCCACGATTATTGGGACGGACTCTTCCCAAATTGCTTCAACAGCTACTgatgttactaaaaaatcagtaaaaatcaaaattgactCAGAAAAAGAAGATTCAATGTaa
- the LOC111420443 gene encoding dentin sialophosphoprotein-like, which produces MNVKKGECKLCNSVEVVVFDEKIKEDIQNAFLVKEKWKSIQDMKEFFICPTCIFKVHLSSKIHKNFKKSKKKTRKLKQCFFCDSIGDRLLFLTGDNPSNFKKHFIQFVESIGSNERIEEVFDKLICSECLFGFVVWGKLQKQVFTFLNLSHNNNDEEQYEDSELAEESKRLRMLKPRSSGDELKRSLNARLFQQKHRKKRNQFGSLKKLLSQKKIKVKVNNDIKKDDKMYSKVPYVKMGRCVEFNNEETCCISDDDDLITPRLSPIVSSINRTNSRPHLCNICDKSFQLKCDYLSHILNHDKFENLIINVARLDLNNLTKMNNDFNKIAVKYLGDSQPSTSKFDTRRSHLNSETSSSSDKKVFKFKINPNKKKLQLKTNVEEEEETDVEINLLSDDINKNKKDDFNEEDKINENEQDELESLRLDNDGNNEIDSSKVEISFHGEENLKQNDEVIETIPAISSLTVEVGGEQSSDEHQNDSDEEGSNSSRIQSQLQEQIPTEINSEEKNNETDDNIKSNQSPIQIECSEETDFEKEMHEKDSNSLRNQSPLEDNEDFSNNDCIIEENIPAETSKRKLSTEDEQIESLSTENSKSEEFLKTVDESQNEPNSLEKNQESQKSISTLAENSDLDETFLNESPEIIETKTKSDKDLKGDHELNEMEVVTFDDLKNLGETVVWVNDESGKDDSVGSTEQTKEEKENVEQEKNVDDEDEENDDELEEETDEHNEDTQLKNAPIMTNEDLLNILEESASEKVEEEESMKRKRAYSESGDDFSSNGDNQTPRTLNKRVSQNYRIHKRGKSCLINTDNSKGETSTSKAQSPTLSDGDSIRIEFKDTSSSNSESNESIHRLKRKYQTRPRSSAQKIQIGDAEKENSSNDEVNQKNKKIDEDEEWLVSDSKEESSSASIEETFTDDLDKMISTTDDLECFESEQSSSSQFTKRNYRTRSRIRISHSSNRTDEELRAKRSKSKQDFSESSSKEESSSKDSSWEEISSSSEGFLSEEFEIRSAKEIRTRKTKLSVLDDEISSRDESSESELLTDSSSSNQRVLTKDSDEAKSSNQSKKRIYRTRTRMILQKSQNAQNNNENYSNDGDNLMNSKAIDEINELLAKESFASSTQSELSNNGESQILIHSNIILSTAQSAQKSNPKTSKLEQRNIESDDDEFVVNDSSNDNSSSVESSQEPTTSDSKIVSTSYDSNRSRNTKYRTRSQLDPTAQENSSNEEDTLRKSTSKRTSDHLQSKKRKFKKIYLRDDDSNSREDSPPTNVKWIDTRINNQKIFSVNDDTENASQPNEIEINVEVNQFGHVLDEDKNATLESDDDVIEVALSPEKIVILSDSNSNLSDCSTELLDNISILREFETDTPSPPLITEVQ; this is translated from the exons atgaaTGTTAAAAAGGGGGAATGTAAGTTATGTAATAGCGTGGAAGTAGTtgtttttgatgaaaaaataaaggaagatatacaaaatgcttttttagttaaagaaaaatggaaaAGCATCCAG GATATGAAAGAATTCTTCATATGCCCCACATGCATCTTTAAAGTGCACTTATCAAGTAAAATCCACAAAAACTTTAAGAAATCAAAGAAGAAAACCAGGAAACTTAAACAGTGCTTTTTTTGCGATTCCATCGGAGAtagacttttatttttaactggAGATAATCcgagtaattttaaaaagcatTTCATTCAGTTTGTTGAATCAATAGGAAGTAATGAGAGGATTGAAGAAGTTTTTGATAAACTAATTTGTTCCGAATGTTTGTTTGGGTTTGTTGTTTGGGGGAAATTACAGAAACaagtttttactttcttaAATCTTTCTCATAACAATAATGATGAAGAGCAATATGAAGATTCGGAACTTGCGGAGGAATCAAAAAGATTACGGATGTTAAAACCACGATCATCTGGAGATGAACTCAAG AGATCTTTGAATGCTCGATTATTCCAACAAAAAcatagaaaaaaaagaaatcaatttgggtcattaaaaaaattactttcacaaaaaaaaataaaagttaaagtaaataatgatatcaaaaaagatgataaaatgtattcaaaagTTCCTTATGTCAAAATGGGACGATGTGTAGAGTTTAATAATGAAGAAACATGTTGTATAagtgatgatgatgatttaATTACGCCTCGTTTATCCCCAATTGTAAGCTCCATAAACAGAACTAATTCAAGACCACATTTATGCAACATTTGCGATAAAtcgtttcaattaaaatgtgaTTACTTAAGTCATATTTTAAATCATGACAAATTTGAAAACCTTATTATAAACGTTGCAAGACTTGATCtgaataatttaacaaaaatgaacAATGATTTCAATAAGATTGCTGTTAAATATTTAGGCGATTCACAGCCAAGTACATCTAAATTTGATACCAGAAGAAGTCATCTGAATAGTGAGACATCTTCAAGCAGTgacaaaaaagtatttaaatttaaaatcaatccgaataagaaaaaattgcaaCTTAAAACTAACGTTGAAGAAGAGGAGGAGACTGATGTTGAAATAAATCTTCTGAGTGatgacataaataaaaataaaaaagatgattttaatgaggaagataaaattaatgaaaatgaacAAGATGAATTAGAATCATTGAGATTAGATAATGATggaaataatgaaattgaTAGTAGTAAGGTTGAAATAAGTTTTCATGGTGAAGAAAATCTAAAACAGAATGATGAAGTCATTGAAACTATTCCAGCTATTAGTAGCTTAACAGTTGAAGTTGGTGGTGAACAATCAAGTGATGAACACCAAAATGATTCTGATGAAGAAGGTAGTAATTCTTCGAGGATACAATCTCAACTTCAAGAACAAATTCCAACAGAAATTAAttctgaagaaaaaaataacgaaacaGATGATAATATTAAGAGTAATCAATCTCCCATTCAAATAGAATGTTCAGAGGAAACTGATTTTGAAAAGGAAATGCATGAAAAAGATTCAAATTCTTTAAGAAATCAATCTCCACTTGAAGATAATGAAGATTTTTCCAATAATGATTGTATTATTGAAGAAAACATACCAGCAGAAActtctaaaagaaaattatcaaCAGAAGACGAACAAATAGAATCATTATCAACAGAAAATAGTAAAAgtgaagaatttttaaaaacggttgATGAATCTCAAAATGAACCAAAttctttagaaaaaaatcaagaatcaCAAAAAAGTATATCAACTTTGGCGGAAAATTCTGATTTAGATGAAACATTTCTTAATGAATCACCAGAAATAattgaaactaaaactaaatcaGATAAAGACTTAAAAGGTGATCATGAATTGAATGAAATGGAAGTGGTTActtttgatgatttaaaaaatcttggtGAGACCGTTGTTTGGGTAAATGATGAGTCAGGTAAAGATGATTCAGTTGGATCAACAGAACAgactaaagaagaaaaagaaaatgttgaacaagaaaaaaatgttgatgatgaagatgaagaaaatgaCGATGAATTGGAAGAAGAAACTGATGAACATAATGAAGATACTCAATTGAAGAATGCTCCAATAATGACCAATgaggatttattaaatattttggagGAAAGTGCTTCAGAAAAggttgaagaagaagaaagtaTGAAAAGAAAACGAGCATATTCCGAAAGTGGAGATGATTTTAGTTCAAATGGAg ATAATCAAACACCAAGGACTTTAAATAAAAGAGTGTCACAAAATTATCGAATTCATAAAAGAGGGAAATCTTGTTTAATCAATACCGATAATTCCAAAGGAGAAACATCTACATCTAAAGCACAATCACCTACACTCAGCGATGGAGATAGTATAAGGATCGAATTTAAGGATACATCATCAAGTAATTCAGAAAGTAATGAATCAATTCAtcgattaaaaagaaaatatcaaacaaGACCTCGATCGAGCgcacaaaaaattcaaattggtgatgctgaaaaagaaaattcttcAAACGATGaagttaatcaaaaaaataaaaaaattgatgaagatgaagaatGGCTCGTAAGCGACTCAAAAGAAGAATCTTCTTCTGCCAGTATTGAAGAAACTTTTACCGATGATCTTGATAAAATGATTTCTACAACGGATGATTTAGAATGCTTTGAAAGTGAACAATCTTCATCAAGTCAATTTACGAAAAGAAATTATCGTACAAGATCTCGAATACGAATAAGTCATTCTTCTAATCGCACTGATGAAGAATTGCGTGCAAAAAGATCCAAGTCGAAACAAGATTTTTCTGAAAGCTCCTCAAAAGAAGAGTCTTCATCAAAAGATTCATCATGGGAAGAAATATCTTCAAGCAGTGAAGGGTTTTTAAGTGAAGAGTTTGAAATTAGAAGTGCCAAAGAAATAAGAACaagaaaaactaaattaagTGTTTTGGACGATGAAATTTCATCGAGAGATGAGTCTTCGGAATCAGAATTATTAACAGATTCATCTTCTAGTAATCAAAGAGTTCTCACCAAAGATAGTGATGAAGCTAAATCATCAAATCAATCTAAGAAGAGAATTTATCGAACAAGGACTCGTatgatattacaaaaatctcaaaatgctcaaaataataatgaaaattattcaaatgATGGCGATAATTTGATGAACTCTAAAGCAATTGATGAAATAAATGAGTTATTAGCAAAAGAATCTTTTGCAAGCTCAACACAATCGGAACTATCAAATAATGGCGAATCTCAAATTTTGATACATTCCAACATAATTCTTTCTACTGCTCAAAGTGCCCAAAAATCAAATCCAAAAACATCCAAATTGGAACAAAGAAATATTGAAAGTGATGATGATGAGTTTGTTGTAAATGATTCATCAAACGATAATTCTTCAAGTGTGGAATCATCACAAGAGCCTACAACAAGTGATTCAAAAATAGTTAGCACATCATATGACTCTAATAGATCTAGAAATACAAAGTATCGAACAAGATCTCAATTGGATCCAACCGCTCAAGAAAATTCTTCAAATGAAGAAGACACCCTAAGAAAGTCCACATCTAAAAGAACTAGTGATCATTTACAATCAAAGAAacgaaagtttaaaaagatttatctCAGGGATGATGATTCAAATAGTCGAGAAGATTCTCCACCCACAAATGTAAAATGGATTGACACTagaataaataatcaaaaaatttttagtgttAACGACGATACTGAAAATGCTTCACAACCAAATGAGATTGAGATTAACGTAGAAGTGAATCAATTTGGTCATGTTTTAGATGAAGATAAAAATGCAACATTAGAAAGTGATGATGATGTCATTGAGGTTGCTTTATCACCTGAAAAAATTGTGATATTATCagattcaaattcaaatttgtcAGATTGTTCAACAGAACTTTTGGATAATATATCTATCCTAAGAGAATTTGAAACGGATACTCCATCTCCGCCTTTAATTACCGAGGTTCAGTAA